A portion of the Cryptomeria japonica chromosome 5, Sugi_1.0, whole genome shotgun sequence genome contains these proteins:
- the LOC131068008 gene encoding uncharacterized protein LOC131068008 — translation MECRKGFLDLVLVPLAFLLSILYHAFLWYRVKNHPLKTVIGINSIGRRLWVKGIMKGGSDKNGVLAVQTLRSSIMGSILMATTSIILGCGLAGMISSTYTIKKPLNDTPFGSHGNFILAVKYLLILMFLIFSFICHSLSICYQCEVGSLIATPIRRHELAGLISTDYVCEMLEKGFAFNIVGDRVFYGGFPLLFWVVGPLPVFLGSALLVPVLYSTDFVSSSVIGNRNTDIETRKQKKVSGKLGEKEESIR, via the exons ATGGAGTGCAGAAAAGGCTTCCTAGATCTTGTACTTGTGCCCTTGGCTTTTCTGCTATCCATCTTATACCATGCTTTCTTGTGGTATAGAGTTAAGAATCACCCTCTCAAGACTGTGATTGGTATCAACAGTATTGGAAGGAGGCTTTGGGTTAAAGGCATCATGAAG GGTGGTAGTGATAAAAATGGAGTTCTAGCAGTGCAGACACTGAGGAGCAGCATAATGGGATCCATCCTGATGGCAACAACTTCAATCATATTGGGTTGTGGATTGGCTGGTATGATCAGCAGCACCTACACTATAAAAAAGCCTCTCAATGACACACCCTTTGGCTCTCATGGCAACTTCATATTGGCAGTTAAATACTTGTTAATACTCATGTTTTTAATCTTCTCTTTTATCTGCCATTCTCTGTCGATCTGCTACCAGTGTGAAGTTGGCTCTTTGATAGCGACTCCGATAAGAAGGCATGAATTGGCCGGCCTTATTAGTACAGACTATGTCTGTGAGATGTTGGAAAAAGGCTTCGCTTTCAATATAGTTGGTGACAGGGTCTTTTATGGTGGGTTTCCTTTGCTTTTCTGGGTTGTAGGGCCTCTGCCAGTTTTCCTAGGATCAGCACTGCTAGTGCCTGTTCTTTATTCTACAGATTTTGTTTCTTCTTCTGTAATAGGTAATAGAAATACAGACATCGAAACAAGAAAACAGAAGAAAGTATCAGGTAAACTAGGTGAGAAAGAAGAAAGTATCAGGTAA